The DNA window cgcgcaaAGTGATGCGTaggtgtttaattttttcattacgCTGAGTTTGTTTCAGATATTTCATTGATCTATATTTGACTTACCCTGTAGTAGTCTGTACTGTAAACGTCACGTGACATGCCAAAGTCACCGATTTTGACTATCATTTTGTCGCCGACCAGACAGTTTCTGGTCGCCAAGTCTCTGTGTACAAAATGCTGGGATGCCAGGTATTCCATTCCGTTTGCGATCTGATTAGAGATGTGAAGCAGTTCGATTTTGGACAGCGGCTTCACGAGTACTGCACTTTTGCTGAGGAATTTGGCGTCGGGCCCATGACATCTAAAACAAATCGGCCAAGTATGCGTTAAAAAGGCAGAACGGTTAATCTAACATGACATTTTAAGCAGCTTAAACATGATTTTAGCATTATTTTGGATAATTTGTTTCAATAAATGtgcctaaaaatattttacaaggtGAGTTTGCAGCAACTGTGTGCACTTAAAAAGCCCTTGAACATGTATCGATGCGGAAGTAAGGGGTCTAAAAGCAATAAAACCGCTCATTTTACCAGCTAATAGTTAGatcatattttgtaaaattttagcGATTAAGAAAGGGACGGAAGGAGCAGCGATTTTGAATTTCGTGCTATATATTTGCTACTTAAATTAAGCACATGTTTTTTTAGTTACAAAAATTTGGACGATGCAGATTGCCACAGTAAAATATATCAGCATTAATACTGGTACAATAACATGTACGAGTAGTTCCTATTTACGTGTCAtgtcattatatttacatctatcgaGCATGactccctctatttcttacggaaacttgtAGTTAATTCAAAGTTCTATGGAAACacccagactgaaatctacacgccccgtttatcgattggtcgacaCCTACAGCGATCTACtggtgtacattaacagtaatttagtgaattttacttactttttataatcaattcatttatttgttaaagGAAAGgtgtaaaatttatataaacaataaaatgctttctttgttgaTTCATGATTATAAAGGaagtgatcattgcagaaaaaattaacataacccGCGTTGCAATGTCGCAACCTTCATATTCCGCATGAATCACAAAAGAAGGCgttttattgtgtaaaaatacTATTATTGGTATGCCAACTTAAATTTTTTCCGTGATTTCACGTACCTAAGATAATTATTCAGATCACCATTTTCCATGTACTCAAATACCATCATAGAGGTATCGCTGTCAATACAGACGCCATAGAACATGACAATGTTGTCGTGTAACAGAGTAGCCAACAGCTCGGCCTCTCTGTCAAAGTTAACTTTCGCGTCGTCCATTGCCGCTTCCTTCAAAGTCTTTATGGCTACCATGGTAACCTCACCAGGTGATGTCAGGTCTCTACAGGCCCCAAGGAACACACGTCCGAAAGCGCCCTCTCCCAACTCTCGCAAAAACTCAATTGATTCTCGTTTGATGTATGAAATTGCTGAAAAAGGTGGAAGTCATATTATTATAATGAAATGTTAatgttttgtgtgtgtgtgtgtgctatTTTAGCTTTTTAGAAATTAAGAAACTTACAGAAACTTCCACAACTAGGATTCTTTGTTTGATATGCCGGATTTTCTACTATTTTCAAGGACGTAAGCGGCATCACGGTCATTTGGTGTGGTTGTGTTTTTTGTGGCATATGGTTGTCCGAGTTGAGCAAAGGACGCTGCGAACTATTGGAGGCAAATGTCACGTGATGAGTGTGACGTGTGATTTTCTGACGATAATGGCGAACGACTAAGGAAACAATCACAAATAAAACGGCAACGAAAACAAAAACTGAGATTCCAATGGCGACGTACACctgaaatttgaattaaatgatGTTATTATTGTCATAAATCTTTGTTACTATGTATATTGCTGCACCAACAAAAGATTAATATGCTTCTTCTGTATTATCTATCGTAAGTAATACGATTGAGTAAGATTGTATAGATCTACGCTTTAACTTACGGCCGACGATTCCTCTTTTTTTACCGAAGTAGTGGCAGGGGGTTCTTGTTCCTTAATATTCTTCTGGAAAGGTAGAATTGGATTCATATTCCTTCTCCCCGGGAGTTTGGGTTTTAGGAACGATCCCTGTGCAGGCCCTGTGAGAATATTACACGTGACTTATCCGTGATTATGATACATGTTTTTGGGTATGAACATGTTTCGAACTTTTACCAGGCTTATTCACATGCAGATCATGGCTACTCGTATGACGAAATTTGAAATGGCTTATGGATACTGTATGCCATGGACAAGTTCAAAGAATTCttcacctctctctctctctctctctctctctctctctctctctctctctctctctctctctctctctctctctctgtttcccTTCATTGGGTCTTTCGTTTCTAACAAGACTTGACGGTCgtagccatttttagactacataaatatcaagaaaaagagcTTTAAATCCTATAAAGATAAAGCAAATATTCCAATTATAAAGCTAATATAAAAGGATATGTTCTTTACCAAATAACAGTTCATAGCCTAACGCATCCTTTTTTAAACCtcaaggtagatctgatggtttgttgaccacccagtccCCTTAATGTACTAAAGACACTTCAATTATAACATGTTCTGAATTATTGACAGGATTAATTCGAGGGATTTAATTTTCTTGCATTACTCAGGATATTTTCGCAAATGAaagtataaattttaaattgaaattttcgaCACACATAAAGTTGAACTCTCATTGCTCGAAATAAGTATAGTACATAAATCAGTTCTTACTTGTACTAACCCCGTACGTAAATGAACTGTTACGCAGGTATGGTATTTATGAACAGCCAAAACAAATACGATCACAGAGCGAGTATGTATAGTTATGACAAATACCCATAATAATGACTGTGTCAGTTTGTCAGTAGTAATTTTATGGTATTACGTCATGCAGTTGAATAGTTGACTCAAATAGTAAGGAGCTCACAATCAGAATGACCTATAACTTACTCACCGCTTACAGCAGCTGAACCGACCATGAAATCTGCTTTCACCGTCTTTTTATCCAATCCAAAGTCATTTTTGGCAATTAAAGTGTAGATACCATTGTTTTTGGCGTTTTTCATCTCAAATATTAGACAGCCCGTTGTTTTATATATCAGATTTGGCTGTTCCGAGTAATAGGTGTACACTGTagattttttcatcagtgtccGTCCGTTGTGTAACCACGATAACTTTGGGATAGGATACCCGGCTACCTCAAACTGAATGCAGTAGTGAAACCTCAGCTGAGGAGGTTTCAAAACGAGAATCTTAGGGGCAGctgtaaattaagaaaaacaaaacatgacatacatgtacgtgtacacAACGGAAAGTCACCCATCCTCCTTCACATcaagcaaaaaaataattttacagaaatatatgtacatgtactggtatgtaAAATAACCTTTAAAGTAGAGTTCTGTGCGGCATCCTTTTGAACCCTTGAATAAAGAAGGGGTGCAAATAACTCGTGGCTGAATAGTTTAGCACGATATTATGCAATTACAGCCTCTTGATAAGttcaatacatgttttatagacCTGATGAGAATATATCGACCGAGGACTTAGTCCGAGGtcgatattttgttgtgttttgtaTACAATAATTTCAAAGCTTTAAAGTTTATTCCGTAATGCAAATGGTTTATTTTCAATCGTATTTTTTCAGAATGTTGAATTGTTATGGAAAACAAATGCATTCGGTCATATTGGCCTACTACACAAAATTTATGCTACATAATATCATAATACAAGTATTTTCTCTCCCAGTTTGCTCTGTATGAGGAACAGTTACATGctgcataaaaataaacagaaactTGAAATGCAACATCGGACTTCCTTACAATTCACCCCCAACAGCATGCTATTCGAGGTTTTCCCGGCCACACTTCGCGCACTGCAGGTCAGCCACCCGGAGTCGCTGCCGTTGGCGCTCAGGATGATCAAATCTTCCGTGCTACCCCCGTCACGTGACGTGACGTTGAATGGTGACGTCAGATGCTGTGTATCCCATGAGACCGTGGGCATAGGCTCGCCTCTCCCCTTACAGGTGATGACTAATTGACTACTCTCATTAATGATGGGTTTTTTCGGTTCAATGTCAACTGACGGCAAGACTGCAAATCAAATGTCACACATTCAACGTTTCTATACATTATAACCATCACTCGTATATAACTTTACTtatacataatacataaaaatccatCAATGCTAATTGTTGTTGACACGTTAGATTTTATATAAACCTAAACCTAAAGACATTTGATGTTAGATTATCATCAtatgatttatcttttttaattatgaTCTCATCATAAGATGgaaaaatgtaatgtttttgGTACTGGCCGTTCATTTACTTTGAATAAACTCACCACAACCCATTTACTTTGAATAAACTCACCACAGCCCCTAAGATTAGCGGTCCTGAGAGTGCGTAGTTCCCCGTTGCTTTCCAGACACTTCAAGTCTTCAGCTGAGCCTAACAGGTGATTCTGGTTCCTCTGAATTTCCTGGATCCACCTAGAGGAACAGTTGCACGGCAATGGATTGTCGTTTAAATACCTGAAGCAGATGGCTACGAATGAGAACAACTTACATCACAATTAATGAGATTCAAAATACATATTAGATTTCATtgacattaatataaaattaatatttatagtaaaatcaaatttgatatgaataatACTGTGGTTTCTTTAATAATATCAGGTATCAATTATTGtggatttattgaaaatgacagttcCAAGTATACGTAACATCGTGACCAGTGATCCTATCAATTCAATGTGTTATCTGATATTGAACATCAATGAACTTTTTTGTTATGGTGATACCACAGTAAATGAATTGGTATTTTGCCGTGTACAATGTATGTAAGAGGTATGTCCTACAGTTTGAGGATGGGCAATCCTTCAATGATTCGCCAGGAGACATTAGATAACTTGTTGCGTCTCAGAAacctaaaaaaaagttaacatatcaaatataaacaaaaaggttaacatatcaaatataaactTATACAACCTATGGACGCAGTGAAGTAAATATAAAACCAaactataaaaacaaatctcaTCGTTCATTGCTGGTTGTTggggttgttttttgtttttttgttttttcttcatttcatgTTGACTTTGCTCGGATTATTTCTTTATCGATTGAaactctatatattttttaaaactcgaCGGACTTGGATGGACCGAACTCAGACTATCAGGAAACTACATTTACTGTTGCCTTGGTAACCTTCACATATATGTGCAATCGGCTGTTCCTAATGTTTAACCTTGTAgtcaagaagaaaaataatttacgTACTGTATCTCACTGTTTATAGTTAAACGATTTTAAAAGAGAAGATgcaatgctttctttggtgctACGAGGATGGTTAGTATCACAGAACAAGAGGCCTTAACGTTCACCTAAGTAGCATATAACACaaacacaaacttgtcgaggagtctcatatatgcattttattaggtttcattcttgaaatgaaaaattataaatttgtaatgacgaccacctccctgcctaaattctttcaaaaagaactatgaaacctataattttggcgaaaaacttaaagatctggtctacaaaatcatgaattcagttttcctttcaggtttgtgggagtaaagaagataatttttaaacattatatatgcattaacacctatacatgtacatccatttggccctgccctagagtcaaaccCCATActtgaggggacatgaaatttaaaatttcagtagaggacttccgtggtaaacataattataagtcagtttttcatataGATGTGTGTGAGAAGAGAgaagaaaaatgttaaacattatatgcattaacactatattgccatattgcccccccccctgtcctgaacccctgacccaggggccatgaatttcgcaatttaggtagaggagttagtggacatcataaccatgtattcagtttttaacaaatatacatcggagtagagaagaagattttctaagatttaatacatttttactatatggccatattgtccCCACCCTATAGCCAGAgcccctgaccaaggggccatgaatttcacaattctggtagagggcctcatggacataaTAACtgtgcaaccagttttttcctcacatgtgtgggagtagagaagaagatttttgaaaatttagctTGTTTAGGCATATTTGGCCTCACTTGTGGcgccccgggggtggtagagccatgaatttcacaatttagattcctcttaccatagagatgcctcacaccaaaaatggtaacaatcagccttgtagtttttaaacggatagcaataggtcacccgagtttactcaggtgacatAAAAATGCATACCTCGCTGTAGCGATGCTCGATACTCTGTACGAGCATGTCCGATAACTTttcctggattttttttaaattatttacagcATTAATAggaatcatggatatttcttttgagcaataaatatacatgtatttagtattATTTTTGGTTAATTCTGTGAAtaaatgttgggtttttttttttttgctgtgaATATTAGtatcaatttcatttaatcaatcaatttaatattcatatgcatttatgtttctaatatcagtatttctattatttcgtgttttcttataaTTAATTCTAACTAATTGAGTCAGGGGAAAAATCTGAGAGGAAACTAAAATCGATCAGGAtaaagcgtgtccaaagcgtgtgaaaagcaagcaaatcgtttcgtgtaaacggttcagcgtttcgtgtaaatcgtttagcgtttcgggcaaagcgtgcagcgtatcgtgtaaaccgttcagcgtttcgtgtgaaccgtttagcgagcaTGTACCGAGCGTGCAGCGAGCATGTGGTGTAGTagaacgtttcagggtctgtatatgTACAGTCATGTACCTTAATGGGGGAATGAATTGCAAAGTTTATaccttattttaaatatatatgtacatgaagaAATCATATccattttaaactaattttgaaATGCGTCAATTTGCTAGAGGACGTGTACctttaataaatatatctttaaatatccAAAGAACAATCATTCGTTTGATTTGTACTCTAACTTATCTCAATTTCAAAAATCCTCATGGCTAAAAGTGCGAGCTGACTTGAATATTTCTTTACTGTTATCATTTTTCATGTCATAGACTGACAAAAAACCAAGACCATATTTCAGCGAGGTTGGATGTAATGAAAGGAATAAACAGTCCCTACATTCCAGCGTTGACATTTCGATGTGGAATGAAATATGATCTTCTCAGACATTATTAGATagaggttatttttttttctagtttgCAGATTTATAAACCTTTAATCTGTTTGATTTTTCAGATAATGGAACTTAATTAGACTGGTTTCGTCACCGTGGGATGCAGAATCCTTATGACTAACAGCGTAAAACTCTAAATTATCGACGTGTGCTTCAATATCTTCCAATTGTTTTTGTGTGGTCTTATTTTACAAGAttggttatttaaaaaaaataagaatgaaaCTTTGGTATGCATACAAACTTAAAGAGAGAAATTTCCAAGGGGTTTGAGtgtttttatgaattattgttTGCATGCACGTACGCGAATGGTAACTTTACAAAATACCTTAAATAGGAATATTAAACAACgacaaaattttacaatttattggGGGATGAACACAAATTAAGCCGATGATTTTCATGATCTATTTGTTCCATTCTAGTGTTAACTTTATAATGTTTAAAGCTTGTTCCTTTAATGACatgtttttgttataaatttctAAGAAGACGGTTCGATGTTTTATACAAATTGACTAATATTCTAATAACAAGCACGATAAACTGTTTATGTTTATCAGTACAAATATGTATGTTGCTTGCAATTTTACACTAAAATGAAACCAacatatgtaaagaaaatatgcaaaaccTTGGTTTACAAAATAGAATTGTGAGTTTTTATATATCGCCTGTAACTTGAAAATCGACatcaattttttcatcagtgttaatTAAACACTGTCCCGTAGGTTATGTTATTTGTGTAGATTCTTATGCAGGTGAGCTGACcttttcaaacttttaattCCTAGAGGACAAAAGGAagatattttaagatttaataaatacgttctttgaaatttaataaactccaaCGCACTCTCCACTCCAGCTACCTTGCAGACTTGAAGGAAATAGACAAGAAAATTATGGCAGAAACATCAGCTAAACGTCTGGCTAGTCTGGGGTCTAAAAGTTTACATAATCTGTCTTTCCAATGTATcttttcagagagagagagagagagagagagagagagagagagagagagagagagagagagagagagagagagagagagagagagagagagatttcacctCTAAAACACCATATAGAAAAAATTTATACCAGGTAGATTAGAATAGactttatatctaaattatCGCCTCATGGGGCATGGCATCACATATCCCAAAAATTATTAGATGTTAATACACATAGAACCGTTAAGAGCATCAACTTACTGCCTCATTGTTGTATAAATCATACAGAGAAAAGAAATTGCgtcttcaaattttcaaaaccttCCTTTCCGATAATGTCACAGTGGTTATCATTTGAAATAGAAAAGAACGGATATTGAATTTTAGATggttgtttttgaaaaatatcgaaAACCTGTGGTTTACAATTTATTGGCTTGGAATGTTCTCGTCCTTCCCTTTCCGTTATGATTTTCATCACAGACATTTTGACATGTTGACAAATAAAACTGAAGAAGGAAGTGCGAGGTTGGGCCCTGAGGTCCAgcaaaaaatatgacaaagcCAAGGTCAAGATTCCTGTTTAAATAACTTCACCACTGGTGTTGGGAGAATGGTTCTATTTAATATATGTCTAATACTCCCCTTAAGAGAAATAACGAGAATCAGATCTTAATGCATACTctattagtttatttttttaagtattgttttgaataatatctaaacaatttcattaaaattataaacttatctataaaaaaatttccaaaccTCATCAAAACATACTTGTACCAATGCATGTTCACGTATTCAAAAATTAAAGCTTCCATTTCTTA is part of the Crassostrea angulata isolate pt1a10 chromosome 3, ASM2561291v2, whole genome shotgun sequence genome and encodes:
- the LOC128175192 gene encoding NT-3 growth factor receptor-like, with amino-acid sequence MSFAQNIAIRLAFVLLIIITMVKTAKINRNCTADCTCEIIEESYLRNILVVDCGKRDTISEIPRLDPDLMANVTELSIEKQSNFTHLDNTTLQYYTSLERLLIEDSGLTRIDPNAIKPNKQLKTLFLRRNKLSNVSWRIIEGLPILKLYLNDNPLPCNCSSRWIQEIQRNQNHLLGSAEDLKCLESNGELRTLRTANLRGCVLPSVDIEPKKPIINESSQLVITCKGRGEPMPTVSWDTQHLTSPFNVTSRDGGSTEDLIILSANGSDSGWLTCSARSVAGKTSNSMLLGVNSAPKILVLKPPQLRFHYCIQFEVAGYPIPKLSWLHNGRTLMKKSTVYTYYSEQPNLIYKTTGCLIFEMKNAKNNGIYTLIAKNDFGLDKKTVKADFMVGSAAVSGPAQGSFLKPKLPGRRNMNPILPFQKNIKEQEPPATTSVKKEESSAVYVAIGISVFVFVAVLFVIVSLVVRHYRQKITRHTHHVTFASNSSQRPLLNSDNHMPQKTQPHQMTVMPLTSLKIVENPAYQTKNPSCGSFSISYIKRESIEFLRELGEGAFGRVFLGACRDLTSPGEVTMVAIKTLKEAAMDDAKVNFDREAELLATLLHDNIVMFYGVCIDSDTSMMVFEYMENGDLNNYLRCHGPDAKFLSKSAVLVKPLSKIELLHISNQIANGMEYLASQHFVHRDLATRNCLVGDKMIVKIGDFGMSRDVYSTDYYRVGGSTMLPVRWMPPESLLYRTFTVESDVWSFGVVLWEIFTYGRQPWYELSNHEVIHYVTNGSTLQPPGTDVCPEEVAKLMAACWKRQPHDRLSIKELHYKLDRICMSQPTYLDLIA